A window of Phycobacter azelaicus contains these coding sequences:
- a CDS encoding DUF350 domain-containing protein, whose product MEYFAAIQLAELISTVFYTFVGVALMWVVWKVLDALTPFSIVKEIEEDQNMALAILIGLLFVSIAIIIAAVILS is encoded by the coding sequence ATGGAGTATTTTGCTGCAATTCAATTGGCTGAGCTGATAAGCACCGTCTTTTACACCTTTGTCGGCGTGGCGCTGATGTGGGTGGTCTGGAAGGTGCTGGACGCGCTGACGCCCTTTTCCATCGTGAAAGAGATCGAGGAGGATCAGAACATGGCTCTGGCCATTCTGATCGGCCTCTTGTTCGTCTCCATCGCCATCATCATCGCGGCCGTCATCTTGTCATGA
- a CDS encoding DUF4178 domain-containing protein translates to MSLNPDLKSIDCTTCGAGLDVLGGGRVTVHICPYCGTELDALDSYRALRRFNDLERPETPFPIGITGRLYGVDFTVIGILQHREYWQGEAYTWLDHQLYSPTHGYAWLTIEDGHLIFARRYRGGGGWMSERQVETSDYPPEVSIGGERFRYYETSTSTITYAEGEFTWAPQKDEKTTEVTAISDGAGMGFAQTGTERETYRMTYLAPQKAEAAFGVSTGLVPRGVHALQPFQKGPNHGFLTKAGLAFAALSLLIAGILSARPGETILSNRLISFGQLPIEIPFAIETPGRLTRIYLEGDTRNSWAYFALELEDPEGEPLFEAGRTVEYYYGTDADGRWTEGTNRANLTFRPEVAGEYTLALSLEEGAHWGAVYPQSSAPTGPVFRQLKMDIRSNLSSGRWMVVLAVVFGLIGGYPLFRKYWHEKRRWSGSDWTDED, encoded by the coding sequence ATGAGCCTCAATCCTGATCTGAAATCCATCGATTGTACCACTTGCGGAGCGGGGCTGGACGTTCTGGGCGGCGGGCGGGTTACTGTCCATATCTGCCCCTATTGCGGCACCGAGCTGGACGCGCTCGACAGCTACCGCGCCCTGCGCCGTTTCAACGATTTAGAGCGGCCCGAAACCCCCTTTCCCATTGGCATCACGGGGCGGCTTTATGGCGTTGACTTCACCGTCATCGGCATTCTGCAACACCGGGAATACTGGCAAGGTGAGGCCTATACTTGGCTCGATCACCAGCTGTACTCACCCACCCACGGCTATGCCTGGCTCACGATCGAGGACGGCCACCTGATCTTTGCCCGCCGCTATCGCGGCGGTGGCGGCTGGATGTCGGAGCGACAGGTGGAAACCTCGGACTATCCGCCGGAGGTCAGCATCGGCGGCGAGCGGTTCCGGTACTACGAGACCTCCACCAGTACGATCACCTATGCCGAGGGCGAATTCACCTGGGCGCCGCAAAAAGACGAGAAAACCACCGAGGTGACCGCCATCTCCGACGGTGCGGGCATGGGATTCGCCCAGACCGGAACCGAGCGCGAGACCTACCGGATGACCTATCTTGCGCCGCAAAAGGCCGAGGCTGCGTTCGGCGTCAGTACCGGGCTGGTGCCGCGCGGGGTGCATGCCTTGCAGCCGTTCCAAAAGGGGCCGAACCATGGCTTTCTCACCAAGGCAGGCCTTGCTTTTGCGGCTCTTTCGCTGCTGATCGCGGGCATCTTGTCGGCGCGACCCGGTGAGACAATTCTGTCGAACAGACTGATCTCCTTCGGGCAATTGCCAATAGAGATCCCCTTTGCCATCGAGACACCGGGGCGGCTGACACGGATCTACCTCGAAGGGGACACCCGCAACAGCTGGGCCTATTTCGCCCTGGAGTTGGAAGACCCAGAAGGCGAACCGCTGTTCGAGGCGGGCCGTACGGTGGAATACTACTATGGAACCGATGCCGATGGCCGCTGGACCGAGGGCACCAATCGCGCCAACCTCACCTTCCGGCCCGAAGTTGCGGGCGAATACACCCTCGCCCTTTCCTTGGAGGAAGGCGCGCACTGGGGGGCAGTCTATCCGCAAAGTAGCGCACCGACTGGGCCTGTGTTCCGACAATTGAAGATGGATATCCGCAGCAATCTGTCCAGTGGGCGCTGGATGGTTGTGCTTGCGGTGGTCTTTGGCCTGATCGGGGGCTATCCGCTGTTTCGGAAATATTGGCATGAAAAACGCCGCTGGAGCGGTAGCGACTGGACCGATGAGGACTGA
- a CDS encoding DUF4178 domain-containing protein — translation MRDFNCPNCGSGISPAIDAIKMLSCPSCGTTLFLEDKGARLAGDAGVMHDVPMLFGLGDWLRISDWQFEVLGHARFSYGRGTWDEFFCRREDGPLRWVSVDEGDVVIQQELTRANWPRYDGTLHLGRQIDYDHEDFTVVEMDEATCVALRGSFDHPLSVGERYSFVNLQDRRGRLLSGEFQGNFREWYSGVWVDPFDIRVETAGRAAQ, via the coding sequence ATGCGTGATTTCAACTGTCCCAACTGCGGCAGCGGCATCAGCCCTGCGATTGACGCGATCAAGATGCTGAGCTGCCCCTCCTGTGGCACAACCTTGTTCCTTGAGGACAAGGGCGCAAGGCTCGCAGGCGATGCGGGCGTCATGCACGATGTGCCGATGCTCTTTGGCCTTGGTGACTGGCTGCGCATCTCCGATTGGCAGTTCGAGGTTCTGGGCCATGCGCGGTTTTCCTACGGCCGCGGCACCTGGGACGAGTTCTTTTGCCGCCGTGAAGACGGCCCCCTGCGCTGGGTCTCGGTCGATGAGGGCGACGTGGTGATCCAGCAGGAGCTAACGCGAGCGAATTGGCCCCGTTACGATGGGACACTGCATCTGGGGCGGCAGATCGACTATGACCATGAGGATTTCACCGTTGTCGAGATGGACGAGGCGACCTGCGTGGCCCTGCGCGGCAGTTTCGATCATCCGCTCAGCGTAGGGGAGCGCTACAGTTTCGTGAACCTTCAGGACCGCCGCGGGCGGCTGTTGTCCGGTGAATTCCAGGGCAACTTTCGTGAGTGGTACAGCGGTGTCTGGGTGGACCCCTTTGATATCCGTGTCGAAACAGCGGGCAGGGCCGCGCAATGA
- the urtE gene encoding urea ABC transporter ATP-binding subunit UrtE translates to MLDLKDITLHYGRSRILNGISMQADLGEVTCVMGCNGVGKTSLMKAVTGTHPRSGGTMHFDGQEIGVVPAHQLARAGIAYVPQGRDIFPLLTVKENLETGFACLPPEEHFIPDHIFELFPILKDFLARRGGDLSGGQQQQLAIARALITKPKLLVLDEPTEGIQPNIIKQIGEVIKLLRTQGDMAIILVEQFFDFAYELADRFVVLRRGEVVLEGRKGAVERDALLEGVSV, encoded by the coding sequence ATGCTGGATCTGAAGGATATCACCCTCCACTATGGCCGCAGCCGGATCCTGAACGGGATTTCCATGCAGGCGGATCTGGGCGAAGTCACCTGCGTTATGGGCTGCAACGGAGTCGGTAAGACCAGCCTGATGAAGGCGGTGACCGGCACCCATCCCCGTTCAGGCGGCACCATGCATTTTGACGGGCAGGAGATCGGCGTCGTGCCCGCGCACCAACTGGCCCGTGCGGGCATTGCCTATGTGCCTCAGGGGCGCGATATTTTCCCGCTTCTGACGGTGAAGGAAAACCTTGAGACCGGCTTTGCCTGCCTGCCACCCGAAGAGCATTTCATCCCCGACCACATTTTCGAATTGTTCCCGATCCTGAAGGACTTCCTCGCTCGGCGCGGTGGCGATCTGTCGGGCGGGCAGCAGCAACAGTTGGCCATTGCTCGCGCCCTGATCACCAAGCCGAAGCTATTGGTGCTGGATGAGCCGACCGAAGGCATCCAGCCCAATATCATCAAGCAGATCGGCGAGGTCATCAAACTGCTGCGCACCCAGGGCGACATGGCGATCATCCTGGTGGAGCAGTTCTTTGACTTCGCCTATGAGCTGGCCGACCGTTTCGTGGTGCTGCGTCGGGGCGAGGTGGTGTTGGAGGGCCGCAAGGGCGCGGTGGAACGCGACGCGTTGCTGGAGGGCGTTTCTGTCTAG
- the urtD gene encoding urea ABC transporter ATP-binding protein UrtD: MSTLLEVSGVSVSFDGFKAINNLSFQIAEAELRAVIGPNGAGKTTFMDIVTGKTRPDEGRVIWGEKSVSLLDMDEAQIARQGIGRKFQKPTVFEDQSVRDNLMMALKKDRWVIAVLLFRASDADIARVEELAAEVGLSDQLDRIAGELSHGQKQWLEIGMLLAQEPRLLLVDEPAAGMTPEERAHTTDLLVEAAKTRAVVVVEHDMEFVRRLNCKVTVLHEGAVLAEGGLDHVTADPEVIDVYLGR; this comes from the coding sequence ATGAGCACGCTTCTGGAAGTCTCGGGCGTCTCCGTCAGCTTTGACGGTTTCAAGGCGATCAACAACCTGTCGTTCCAGATCGCTGAGGCCGAGCTGCGCGCGGTGATCGGCCCCAATGGCGCGGGCAAGACCACCTTCATGGATATCGTCACCGGCAAGACGCGCCCCGATGAAGGTCGGGTGATCTGGGGCGAGAAATCCGTGTCACTCTTGGACATGGACGAGGCGCAGATCGCGCGGCAAGGGATTGGACGCAAGTTCCAGAAACCCACGGTTTTCGAGGATCAGTCGGTGCGCGACAACCTAATGATGGCCCTGAAAAAGGACCGCTGGGTGATCGCGGTGCTGTTGTTTCGCGCCTCAGATGCCGACATTGCTCGGGTCGAGGAGTTGGCGGCAGAGGTCGGCCTCTCGGATCAACTCGATCGGATCGCCGGAGAGCTGTCACACGGGCAGAAACAGTGGCTCGAAATCGGCATGCTTCTGGCGCAGGAGCCGCGGCTGCTTTTGGTGGATGAACCGGCGGCGGGCATGACGCCTGAGGAACGTGCGCATACCACTGATCTGCTGGTGGAGGCCGCCAAAACCCGCGCGGTGGTCGTCGTCGAACACGATATGGAGTTCGTCCGTCGCCTCAACTGCAAGGTCACCGTGCTGCATGAAGGCGCGGTTCTGGCCGAAGGGGGATTGGACCATGTGACCGCCGATCCCGAAGTCATCGATGTTTACCTGGGGCGCTGA
- the urtC gene encoding urea ABC transporter permease subunit UrtC has protein sequence MRQSFISKNPSVLVFLAILALFTLVVTLLAEGPGAGLIPTSFVKTLGKTLCLCLIAIAMDLIWGYTGILSLGHFAFFGLGGYMIGMWLMYERTRLIVTEALAQGDIPPTEAEVVDAIGTQIFGVVGSSEFPVVWIFADSLVLQLMLVVLVPGVLAAVFGWLAFRSRVTGVYLSILTQAMTLALALYLFQNDSGLRGNNGLSGLQNLPGVEAPQAEVSMWFFWASALALGLGYMLAAWVVSGKFGSVIRGIRDNEARVRFLGYPVETFKLAVFTLTACIAAIAGALYYPQAGIINPAEMAPVASIYLAVWVAIGGRGRLYGAVIGAAFVSLVSTWFTGGQAPDIPLGFYTIKWVDWWQVILGLSFVLVTLFAPKGIGGLFDLLQRKDRT, from the coding sequence ATGCGACAGTCATTCATTTCAAAGAACCCCTCTGTGCTGGTCTTTCTCGCGATCCTTGCGCTCTTTACCCTTGTGGTGACCCTGCTGGCCGAAGGGCCGGGAGCGGGGCTCATTCCGACGAGCTTTGTCAAGACGTTGGGCAAGACCCTGTGCCTGTGTCTGATCGCCATCGCGATGGATCTGATCTGGGGCTACACCGGTATCCTGTCGCTGGGTCATTTCGCCTTCTTCGGGCTTGGCGGTTACATGATCGGCATGTGGCTGATGTACGAGCGCACCCGCCTCATCGTGACCGAGGCATTGGCGCAGGGCGATATCCCCCCGACCGAGGCCGAGGTGGTCGATGCCATCGGCACGCAGATCTTTGGCGTTGTCGGCAGCAGCGAATTCCCGGTGGTCTGGATCTTCGCCGACAGTCTGGTGCTGCAGCTCATGCTGGTGGTGCTGGTGCCGGGCGTGCTGGCGGCGGTGTTCGGCTGGCTTGCCTTCCGCAGCCGGGTCACGGGCGTGTACCTGTCGATCCTGACGCAAGCCATGACGCTGGCGCTGGCCCTTTACCTGTTCCAGAACGACTCTGGCCTGCGCGGCAACAATGGTCTGTCGGGCCTGCAGAACCTGCCGGGGGTGGAGGCGCCGCAGGCAGAGGTCTCCATGTGGTTCTTCTGGGCCTCTGCGCTGGCCTTGGGGCTGGGTTACATGCTGGCGGCCTGGGTGGTGTCGGGCAAGTTTGGCTCGGTCATTCGCGGCATCCGCGACAACGAGGCCCGCGTGCGCTTCCTTGGCTACCCGGTCGAGACCTTCAAGCTTGCCGTATTTACCCTTACGGCCTGCATCGCCGCCATTGCCGGGGCGCTTTATTACCCGCAGGCGGGCATCATCAATCCGGCGGAAATGGCGCCGGTGGCCTCGATCTATCTGGCGGTCTGGGTCGCCATCGGCGGGCGCGGGCGGCTTTATGGCGCGGTGATCGGCGCTGCCTTTGTCTCGCTTGTGTCCACATGGTTCACCGGCGGGCAGGCGCCAGACATCCCGCTGGGGTTCTACACCATCAAATGGGTGGACTGGTGGCAGGTGATCCTGGGCCTGTCCTTTGTCCTCGTGACGCTCTTTGCGCCGAAAGGCATCGGTGGCCTCTTTGACCTCTTGCAGCGAAAGGACCGCACATGA
- the urtB gene encoding urea ABC transporter permease subunit UrtB, translating to MKRLFLACLALICACQVSLAQTPAADGPLQQLLQDNRALIEKSSRKTIGPVIDSIAASGLPQARGFLEAWQNKDVWQRKQDGLFFVGKEVAKRTYALSSPDDGTLAGEYPKKELKQLKPNSGVRALIATALVQFQLSDPDPATRAEALLAIERAPGADLLAPLRASIAREDDPVLKARKTRLALLLTIAYGADEAERIAAIEGLSGDLSVDVRAALNPLVAVTVEVAEELPEGRNIARTLTPGEDSLSRTDAYDMLVAGGHVPERTTPDALRQTLADHIKGGRVAGVPLAQLSNEMVRQKVYESLASDGKVPPFVGEEAITVALNRYVFFETYAEPSAAVTDAAEQALDSIGTKVALNQAVDLGLDAVSLASIYFLAAIGLAITFGLMGVINMAHGEFIMMGAYTGYVVQQVIPNHTVSILVAIPLAFAVTFAAGVAMERLVIRHLYNRPLETLLATFGISIALQQLAKNIFGTQARPLTAPGWLDGAWVINDVVSISYIRIAIFVLALIFLALFLFIMRRTRLGLETRAVTQNPRMASSMGINPGRVNMLTFGLGSGIAGIAGVAIGLFAKVTSELGQDYIVQSFMTVVVGGVGNIFGTLAGAAMIGSLQKGIEWLNPSNTLAAQTYMIIFIIIFIQFRPRGIIALKGRAAGD from the coding sequence ATGAAACGACTATTCCTTGCCTGCCTCGCGCTGATCTGCGCGTGTCAGGTCAGCCTTGCCCAGACACCTGCGGCCGATGGCCCACTGCAGCAGCTGTTACAGGACAACCGCGCGCTGATCGAGAAAAGCTCGCGCAAGACCATCGGGCCGGTGATCGACAGTATCGCGGCCAGTGGTCTGCCGCAGGCCCGTGGCTTCCTTGAGGCCTGGCAGAACAAGGACGTCTGGCAGCGAAAACAGGACGGCTTGTTTTTTGTCGGTAAGGAAGTCGCCAAGCGCACCTATGCCCTCAGCAGCCCCGATGATGGGACTTTGGCAGGGGAATATCCCAAGAAAGAGCTGAAACAGCTCAAACCCAACAGCGGCGTGCGCGCTCTGATCGCCACCGCCCTTGTACAATTCCAGCTGAGTGATCCCGATCCCGCCACCCGCGCCGAGGCCCTGCTGGCGATTGAACGCGCGCCGGGCGCGGACCTGCTGGCACCCCTAAGGGCTTCCATTGCGCGGGAGGACGATCCGGTCCTGAAAGCCCGCAAGACGCGGCTCGCCTTGCTATTGACCATCGCCTACGGCGCGGATGAGGCAGAGCGGATCGCCGCCATCGAAGGTCTGTCCGGTGATCTGAGCGTCGATGTGCGCGCCGCGCTCAACCCGTTGGTCGCTGTTACGGTAGAGGTGGCTGAGGAACTGCCCGAGGGACGCAATATTGCCCGCACCCTGACACCCGGCGAGGATAGCCTGTCCCGCACTGACGCCTATGACATGCTGGTTGCGGGCGGTCATGTGCCCGAACGCACCACCCCGGATGCCCTGCGCCAGACCCTTGCCGACCATATCAAGGGCGGACGCGTTGCGGGCGTGCCGCTGGCGCAGCTGTCAAACGAGATGGTCCGTCAAAAGGTCTACGAAAGCCTTGCCTCGGACGGGAAGGTGCCGCCCTTCGTGGGCGAAGAGGCGATCACCGTCGCCCTGAACCGCTATGTGTTCTTTGAAACCTACGCTGAACCATCCGCTGCGGTGACGGATGCTGCCGAGCAGGCGCTGGACAGCATTGGCACCAAGGTTGCGCTCAACCAGGCGGTGGATCTGGGGCTGGATGCGGTCTCTCTCGCGTCGATCTATTTCCTTGCGGCCATCGGCCTTGCCATCACATTCGGCCTGATGGGGGTCATCAACATGGCCCATGGCGAGTTCATCATGATGGGCGCCTACACCGGCTACGTGGTGCAGCAGGTGATCCCCAACCACACGGTGTCGATCCTGGTCGCCATCCCGCTGGCCTTTGCCGTCACATTCGCCGCCGGGGTCGCGATGGAGCGGCTGGTGATCCGGCATCTCTATAACCGCCCGCTTGAGACGCTCTTGGCGACCTTCGGGATCTCCATCGCGCTGCAACAGCTCGCCAAGAACATCTTCGGCACGCAGGCCCGCCCGCTGACGGCGCCGGGCTGGCTGGATGGCGCCTGGGTGATCAATGATGTGGTCTCGATCAGCTATATCCGTATCGCGATCTTCGTGCTGGCGCTGATCTTCCTCGCTCTGTTCCTTTTCATCATGCGGCGCACGCGGCTGGGGCTGGAAACCCGCGCGGTGACGCAGAACCCGCGCATGGCGTCCTCGATGGGCATCAATCCAGGTAGGGTGAACATGCTGACCTTTGGTTTGGGATCGGGGATTGCCGGGATTGCGGGAGTTGCTATCGGCCTATTTGCCAAGGTCACATCCGAGCTGGGACAGGATTACATCGTGCAAAGCTTCATGACCGTAGTTGTGGGCGGTGTCGGCAATATCTTTGGCACGCTCGCCGGTGCGGCGATGATCGGCTCCTTGCAAAAGGGAATCGAGTGGCTCAACCCGTCCAACACGCTGGCGGCGCAGACCTACATGATCATCTTCATCATCATCTTCATTCAGTTCCGCCCAAGAGGGATCATCGCCCTCAAGGGCCGTGCGGCGGGGGATTGA
- the urtA gene encoding urea ABC transporter substrate-binding protein codes for MTAGAGMAADCTIKVGVLHSLSGTMAISETTLKDTMLMLVADQNEKGGLLGCELEAVVVDPASDWPLFAEKARELLTVHEVDVIFGNWTSVSRKSVLPVIEELNGLLFYPVQYEGEESSKNVFYTGAAPNQQAIPATDYFLEELGVEKFALLGTDYVYPRTTNNILESYLKGKGIAESDIFVNYTPFGHSDWSKIVADVVALGADGKKVGVISTINGDANIGFYKELAAAGISADDIPVVAFSVGEEELSGLDTSNLVGHLAAWNYFQSADTEANEAFVAKWKELMGEERVTNDPMEAHYIGFNMWANAVTAAGTADVDAVRTAMYGQEFPNLTGGTAVMLPNHHLAKPVLIGEIQEDGQFDIISATDPVPGDAWTDFLPESAVLMSDWKDLGCGMYNTETKTCVQTLSNY; via the coding sequence ATGACCGCCGGAGCCGGTATGGCCGCCGATTGTACCATCAAGGTGGGTGTTCTGCACTCGCTGTCGGGCACCATGGCGATTTCCGAAACCACCCTGAAAGACACCATGCTGATGCTGGTGGCCGATCAGAACGAAAAGGGCGGCCTTCTGGGTTGTGAGCTGGAAGCGGTCGTGGTCGACCCGGCCTCCGACTGGCCGCTGTTTGCTGAAAAGGCACGCGAGCTGCTGACCGTGCATGAGGTCGACGTGATCTTCGGCAACTGGACTTCCGTGAGCCGTAAATCCGTGCTGCCCGTCATCGAAGAGCTGAACGGCCTGCTGTTCTACCCCGTCCAGTATGAGGGCGAGGAAAGCTCCAAGAACGTCTTCTACACCGGTGCCGCGCCCAACCAGCAGGCGATCCCGGCGACTGATTACTTCCTTGAGGAACTGGGTGTTGAGAAATTCGCGCTGCTGGGTACCGACTATGTCTACCCGCGCACGACCAACAACATCCTTGAAAGTTATCTCAAGGGCAAAGGCATCGCCGAAAGCGATATCTTTGTGAACTACACCCCCTTTGGCCATTCCGACTGGTCCAAGATCGTTGCTGACGTGGTGGCGCTGGGCGCAGATGGCAAGAAGGTTGGCGTGATCTCCACCATCAATGGCGATGCCAACATCGGTTTCTACAAGGAACTGGCTGCTGCAGGCATTTCCGCCGATGACATCCCGGTGGTGGCCTTCTCGGTCGGTGAAGAGGAACTCTCGGGTCTCGATACCTCCAATCTGGTCGGTCATCTGGCGGCCTGGAACTACTTCCAGTCGGCTGACACCGAAGCCAACGAGGCCTTCGTTGCCAAGTGGAAAGAGCTGATGGGCGAAGAGCGTGTCACCAACGACCCGATGGAAGCGCATTACATCGGCTTCAACATGTGGGCCAACGCGGTGACCGCCGCTGGTACGGCTGACGTGGATGCTGTGCGTACCGCCATGTACGGGCAGGAGTTCCCGAACCTCACTGGCGGTACCGCTGTGATGCTGCCGAACCACCACCTGGCCAAGCCGGTGCTGATTGGCGAAATCCAGGAAGACGGACAGTTCGACATCATCTCGGCAACCGATCCGGTGCCGGGCGATGCATGGACCGATTTCCTGCCGGAATCGGCGGTTCTGATGTCCGACTGGAAGGATCTGGGCTGCGGTATGTACAACACCGAGACCAAGACCTGCGTGCAGACGCTTTCGAACTACTGA
- a CDS encoding urease accessory protein UreD, whose translation MKLLFPQGRPHPEAVLVNTAGGITGGDQFSVSAAAREHGKLTVTTQAAERAYRAQPDETGRMETRLELAGGAQLNWLPQETILFEGCRFSRLLHVDMARDARFLMVEPVVFGRMAMGEELRDATFSDRVEIHRDGHLIYYDGVDLSGDIAGTLDRPAVAAGARAMAALVLAAPDAEAWLKPLREMLPATGGVSLVTDGLLVLRLLAEDGFTLRQSLVPILDRLTETGLPRCWRL comes from the coding sequence ATGAAACTGTTGTTTCCTCAAGGCCGCCCTCATCCCGAGGCAGTATTGGTGAATACAGCCGGCGGCATCACCGGCGGAGACCAGTTCAGCGTCTCGGCCGCGGCGCGTGAGCATGGCAAACTTACGGTCACCACCCAGGCCGCCGAACGCGCCTATCGGGCCCAGCCGGACGAGACCGGGCGGATGGAGACCCGGCTGGAGCTTGCCGGCGGCGCGCAGCTCAACTGGCTGCCGCAGGAGACCATTCTCTTCGAGGGCTGCCGCTTTTCCCGCTTGTTACATGTCGACATGGCCCGCGATGCGCGGTTTCTGATGGTGGAGCCTGTCGTCTTTGGCCGCATGGCAATGGGCGAAGAGCTGCGCGATGCCACCTTCAGCGATCGCGTGGAAATCCACCGCGACGGACACCTCATCTACTATGACGGGGTGGATCTTTCGGGCGACATCGCCGGCACGCTTGACCGCCCCGCCGTTGCCGCAGGCGCGCGCGCCATGGCGGCGCTGGTGCTGGCTGCGCCCGATGCCGAAGCCTGGCTCAAACCCTTGCGTGAAATGCTGCCCGCAACCGGCGGCGTGTCGCTTGTCACTGATGGCCTTCTGGTGCTGCGCCTCTTGGCAGAAGACGGTTTCACCCTGCGCCAAAGCCTTGTTCCCATTCTTGACCGGCTGACCGAGACCGGCCTGCCGCGCTGCTGGAGACTATAG
- a CDS encoding urease subunit gamma, with translation MNLTPREKDKLLVAMAAEVARKRLARGVKLNHPEAIALITDAVVEGARDGRSVAEMMEAGAAVISRDQCMEGVPEMIHEVQVEATFPDGTKLVTVHNPIR, from the coding sequence ATGAACCTGACCCCCCGTGAAAAAGACAAGCTGCTGGTCGCCATGGCCGCCGAAGTCGCCCGCAAGCGCCTGGCGCGCGGCGTGAAGCTCAATCACCCCGAGGCCATCGCCCTGATTACCGATGCGGTGGTGGAAGGCGCCCGCGACGGGCGTTCGGTCGCCGAGATGATGGAGGCAGGCGCCGCCGTCATTTCCCGAGATCAATGCATGGAAGGCGTCCCCGAGATGATCCACGAGGTTCAGGTCGAAGCCACCTTTCCCGATGGCACCAAGCTGGTGACCGTTCACAACCCCATTCGATGA
- a CDS encoding urease subunit beta yields MIPGELFPAHGDLTLNERSDAITLMVANTGDRPVQVGSHYHFAEANPALDFDRNAARGMRLDIAAGTAVRFEPGQRREVQLIPIGGARKVYGFNQQIMGDL; encoded by the coding sequence ATGATCCCCGGAGAGCTGTTCCCCGCCCACGGCGATCTGACCCTGAACGAGCGCTCCGACGCGATAACCCTGATGGTGGCCAATACCGGCGACCGCCCGGTGCAGGTCGGCAGCCACTATCATTTCGCCGAGGCCAATCCGGCGCTCGATTTCGACCGCAATGCGGCCCGGGGTATGCGGCTTGATATCGCTGCTGGCACCGCCGTGCGGTTCGAACCCGGCCAGCGCCGCGAGGTACAGCTGATCCCCATCGGCGGCGCGCGCAAGGTCTATGGTTTCAACCAGCAGATCATGGGGGATTTGTGA